ATTAGCGTTGTAGATAGAATGCCACGATCAACGCTCAGAAACAGCCCGTAGTGGTACATCTAGCTAGACGACTATATAAGCTGGCTAAAGCGTTACTGTCGCACCTCGTTGAGAATTTCTTCTGCTACATCGACCCTTACCTTACCAAGCTTCACCAACGCATCGGCTACTTTCTCAATCTCGGCACCAACCGCACCTGCCATGACTGCAATATTTTTCGCATGGAGTGCCATATGACCCTTTTGGATGCCAGTCGTCGCTAGTGCTTTGAGTGCAGCGAAGTTCTGAGCCAAACCGACTGCAGCAATAGTGCAGGCAAGCCGTTCGGCAGTCGTTATGTTCATTATATCCAGCGCAATACGCGCTGTAGGGTGAGAGCGCGTGGCTCCACCAATCAAGCCTACCGCCAAAGGCATTTCAATAGTGCCGGTCAGGTTTCCGTCAGCATCGGTTTCCCATCGTGTTAATGAGCTGTACTGCCCTGTACGGGCAGCATAAGCATGGGCTCCCGCCTCTACAGCCCGGCAATCATTTCCAGTTGCCAGTACCACAGCACTTACCCCATTCATGATGCCCTTGTTATGCGTGGCTGCGCGATAAGGGTCAATATCGGCGAAGTCATAGGCGGCCAATATGCCATCACGAACCTCTGCACCGCCAATTTCGTCCAAAGCCCAAGTAGCCCGTGCTCTCGCTAATCGACGATCAGCCAAGTTGGACAAAATACGCAGATAGGTCTTCCCTCCCGTCCATTTTGCAATATGGGGGGCTACGGCTTCCGCCATGGAGTTCACTGCGTTAGCGCCCATCGCATCACGAGTATCGACAATCAGATGGGTGACCACCATTGGCCCAGTGCGTCCTTTCAGAACACGCACCTCCATATCACGGAACCCGCCGCCGTGTTTAAGCAAGACCGGATCTGTTTCATCACATATCAACTGAACGTCCGACTTATGCTCTAGAATCTGCAAACGAGCGAATTCAGGATTCGGAACACCCAGCAACTGAACCTGGGCAATCATGTGAGAATTCGACATGCCTGTCTTAAAACCACCGGTCGAGCGGCACTGACGGGCTGCGTTACAGACAGCAGCTACCACCGAAGACTCCTCTGTCGCCATGGGCACTAGGACATCATGCCCATCTACCAGCATATTGGTCGCCACACCCAAAGGAATGTTCATGGTGCCAATGACATTCTCGATCATGGAGTCGGCTGTGGCTGAATCCAGGTTGCCGGTGTTGCCCAGATGTCTGACAACATCTTCGCTCAACCCAGTGACTTCCACTACCTTTTGTAGCCGCTCTTCAGGTGACATTTTGTGCAACCCTGGAATACGAGAAGTCGTTGTAGTCATTGTTTTTATCTCCTTTTTTAAGAGCGTACTGTCTGTGAAAGTTGTTCAGGCAGCCAAGTAACGATTTCGGGAAAAAGCATAAATAAAATTAATGCAATGAGCTGCAAAACCAAGAAGGGTACGATGGCCCGGTATACAGTTCCCATACCAATATCGGGTGGCAGCACCCCCTTTATGTAGAAAAGCGTGTAGCCAAAAGGAGGGGTGATATAACCCATCTGAGCAGTAATAAGGAAAAGCACTCCGAACCAGACCGGATCAAATTGAAAGGCGTTTATAATAGGTAAGAAGACAGGCACACATAAAAGGATGATGCCAATTTCATCAAGGAATAGCCCAAGGAATACTAAAATCAGCATCATGGAAAGCAGTACTAACCAGCGATTCATTTCAAGGTTGGACTTCCCCCAGTTCAGTGGACACGCATCGATAACTCCGCAGGAGGAGAAATACGATGCCGGAGATGATCACGGGGAAGAAAACTCAGCAGTACAGCACTGAGTTCAAGGTCAAAGCGGTGGAGTGGAGTCACCAGGCCCACCGGAGTGTGAAAAGCGTCGCCGAAGCGCTGGATATTCACCCTTTCATGCTGTCACGCTGGCGTAAGGAATACCGAGAGGGAAAGTTCGCCATGAAACGGGTAAAGAAAGCGCCAGCAGACGCCAAGAAGAAGATCCAGGAACAGGATGAGGTTGCCCGCCTGAAACGCCGGATATCGGAGCTTCAGGAGGAAAACGACATTCTAAAAAAGTTTCAACGTTTTCAGGCCGAGGAACGACGGAAGCGTTCCGGTTCATCTGGAAACACCGACGAGACTACAGTGTAAAAGCGCTGTGCAGACATCTGAAGGTGTCGCGGTCTGGATACTATGCCTGGGCCAACCGGGAGCCCAGCAAGAGAGCCACTGACAAGGCAGACTTGTTGTTGAAGATCAGGAAGATCTACGACAACAGTAAAGGCCGTTATGGTAGTCCTCGCGTTTACCAGACGCTGCGCCGAGAAGGCCTGGTGGTCGGAGAGAATCGGGTCGCGAAAATTATGCGGGAGTGGGGCATGAAGGCCCGCTCTGATCGTGTGTACCGCCGATTGAAGAAGCTCAGGAATGATCTGAAAACCCTGCCAAATTATCGACTTGAGGCAGCGAGGCCGACTACGGAAAACCAGCAGTGGAGCAGTGACGTCACGTATATCAAGCTTGGCAAGAAGTACGTGTTCCTGGCGGTAGTGTTGGACCTGTACTCACGCCGCATCATCAGTTGGCGCTTGGGGGCGAGTCTGAGCGCAAACTTTGCCAGAGCAACGTTGCGGGAGGCCTTCACAAGCCGTAAGCCGGATTCTGGCCTGTTGTTCCATACGGATCGCGGCATCGAATACCGAGCTCATAAGACACAAGCGCTGCTGAAGCAGTACCAAGTAAAACACAGCATGAACCGACCTGGTCAGTGTACCGACAATGCCGAGGTTGAATCGTTCTTCAAGACCCTCAAGGGCGAATTGCTGCACGCCACCAGCTTCGTGACGATGCGCCAATTACGGAAACATATAAAAGCCTATATTGAGGGCTTTTATAATACCCAACGGCTGCACAGTGGCCTTGGTTACCGGACTCCGCTAGAGTTCGAAGGAATCAACTGATGGGGCGTGTCCATTTTATTGGGGGAAGTCCAGGTCTTGAATGAATTGTAGAAGCGAGTCCGCCCCGCCAGTGCCGGTGAAGATGGATACAAATATCTTCGCCCCAATCGTGATCCACATAATCATAGTGGTCACCCGTAAGGTATCCATAGATGCAGCAGATAAGTTTTTAAATGTCAGCTGTCTCTGAAAGGCCGCTGAAATCAACGCTCCAACAACACCCACTGCTGCTGCC
This Vreelandella neptunia DNA region includes the following protein-coding sequences:
- a CDS encoding hydroxymethylglutaryl-CoA reductase, degradative; the encoded protein is MKTMTTTTSRIPGLHKMSPEERLQKVVEVTGLSEDVVRHLGNTGNLDSATADSMIENVIGTMNIPLGVATNMLVDGHDVLVPMATEESSVVAAVCNAARQCRSTGGFKTGMSNSHMIAQVQLLGVPNPEFARLQILEHKSDVQLICDETDPVLLKHGGGFRDMEVRVLKGRTGPMVVTHLIVDTRDAMGANAVNSMAEAVAPHIAKWTGGKTYLRILSNLADRRLARARATWALDEIGGAEVRDGILAAYDFADIDPYRAATHNKGIMNGVSAVVLATGNDCRAVEAGAHAYAARTGQYSSLTRWETDADGNLTGTIEMPLAVGLIGGATRSHPTARIALDIMNITTAERLACTIAAVGLAQNFAALKALATTGIQKGHMALHAKNIAVMAGAVGAEIEKVADALVKLGKVRVDVAEEILNEVRQ
- a CDS encoding TRAP transporter large permease subunit, with protein sequence MNRWLVLLSMMLILVFLGLFLDEIGIILLCVPVFLPIINAFQFDPVWFGVLFLITAQMGYITPPFGYTLFYIKGVLPPDIGMGTVYRAIVPFLVLQLIALILFMLFPEIVTWLPEQLSQTVRS
- a CDS encoding IS3 family transposase (programmed frameshift) — translated: MPEMITGKKTQQYSTEFKVKAVEWSHQAHRSVKSVAEALDIHPFMLSRWRKEYREGKFAMKRVKKAPADAKKKIQEQDEVARLKRRISELQEENDILKKFQRFQAEERPEAFRFIWKHRRDYSVKALCRHLKVSRSGYYAWANREPSKRATDKADLLLKIRKIYDNSKGRYGSPRVYQTLRREGLVVGENRVAKIMREWGMKARSDRVYRRLKKLRNDLKTLPNYRLEAARPTTENQQWSSDVTYIKLGKKYVFLAVVLDLYSRRIISWRLGASLSANFARATLREAFTSRKPDSGLLFHTDRGIEYRAHKTQALLKQYQVKHSMNRPGQCTDNAEVESFFKTLKGELLHATSFVTMRQLRKHIKAYIEGFYNTQRLHSGLGYRTPLEFEGIN